From Paenibacillus polymyxa, the proteins below share one genomic window:
- a CDS encoding N-acetylmuramoyl-L-alanine amidase family protein, which yields MKKYGWVILAAILIWLWPSSPHVNAAGAELFLDGKRVEAPADAKPEMVNGKVMVPLRVVGEQLGYQFKWEPQAYKISIQKNSTDMSMYVGRTSADVNGKTVSLDAPPVLRGSSTMIPLRFVGEQMGLKVDWNNQNKSVNLSQKIATQPADKQSQSQQPSQTSTQSPKSTNKTSTATATTINPVEADKHTEVVPSTSKEQNVEQTTANAVLVQNISFESETLKISLNKDLTPKVSKMTGPDRIVVDLPEASLSADLLQSFPVRKDGTRALTISDSEDVQEIRFAPADGTKGGARIVIALNQTRDYDLSTNGVGDITLQLRERSVNPEIVAPTYVEGRRIVVIDPGHGGKDPGAGSVTGRHEKEFTLAVALKVQQLAQNDPDIQIVLTRNGDTYPTLDERPQLANNQQASVFVSIHGNSMPTSNNGKANGSETYYARQESLSLATIMHKHLVAATEFKDNGIKVANHVVTRKSQMPAVLLECGYLSNPSNEAAMFTEETQQKIAEGIVDGLKEYLGTGTGITETLN from the coding sequence ATGAAGAAATATGGTTGGGTGATACTAGCGGCTATTTTGATTTGGTTGTGGCCGTCCTCCCCTCATGTGAATGCGGCTGGAGCAGAATTGTTTTTGGATGGCAAAAGGGTGGAAGCGCCTGCAGATGCCAAGCCTGAAATGGTCAATGGTAAAGTCATGGTACCGCTCAGGGTGGTTGGGGAGCAGCTTGGATATCAGTTTAAGTGGGAACCTCAAGCCTATAAAATTTCAATACAAAAAAACAGTACCGATATGTCTATGTATGTAGGCCGTACATCGGCTGATGTGAATGGAAAAACAGTTAGTTTGGATGCACCACCTGTGCTGCGGGGCAGCTCGACCATGATTCCATTGCGTTTTGTCGGGGAGCAAATGGGGTTAAAAGTGGATTGGAATAATCAAAATAAATCCGTAAATCTCAGTCAGAAGATTGCAACTCAACCAGCGGATAAACAGTCTCAATCCCAACAACCGTCGCAAACGTCAACACAGAGTCCAAAAAGCACAAATAAAACGTCTACAGCCACAGCGACGACAATAAATCCAGTTGAAGCAGACAAGCATACGGAAGTCGTACCGTCAACATCCAAGGAGCAAAATGTAGAACAGACCACTGCAAATGCGGTGCTTGTACAAAACATTTCTTTTGAGAGTGAAACGCTAAAGATTTCTCTGAACAAAGATCTAACTCCTAAAGTATCCAAAATGACGGGACCTGACCGTATAGTTGTAGATTTACCGGAGGCTTCACTGTCGGCAGATCTTCTCCAGTCGTTCCCGGTTCGCAAGGATGGCACGCGGGCGTTGACAATTAGTGACAGTGAGGATGTACAGGAAATCAGATTTGCTCCTGCAGATGGAACAAAAGGAGGAGCACGTATTGTCATTGCTTTGAATCAGACACGTGATTACGATCTTTCGACTAATGGCGTAGGCGATATCACCCTTCAGTTGCGTGAACGTAGTGTGAATCCAGAGATAGTAGCACCAACGTATGTCGAAGGACGGCGAATCGTCGTAATTGATCCAGGACATGGTGGTAAGGACCCTGGAGCAGGCAGTGTGACTGGACGACATGAGAAGGAATTTACATTGGCGGTAGCATTAAAGGTCCAGCAGCTTGCCCAAAATGATCCTGACATTCAAATTGTATTGACTCGCAATGGAGATACGTATCCTACACTGGATGAGCGTCCACAGCTCGCTAATAATCAACAGGCCAGCGTGTTTGTTTCCATTCATGGTAACAGTATGCCGACCTCCAATAACGGAAAAGCTAATGGGTCTGAAACCTATTATGCACGTCAGGAAAGTTTAAGCCTGGCCACGATCATGCATAAGCATCTTGTAGCAGCAACTGAGTTTAAGGATAACGGCATTAAGGTGGCAAACCATGTGGTGACAAGAAAATCACAAATGCCTGCTGTACTGTTGGAATGTGGCTACCTTAGTAATCCGTCTAATGAAGCGGCCATGTTCACAGAAGAAACACAGCAGAAGATTGCCGAAGGTATTGTCGATGGCCTGAAGGAGTACCTTGGAACAGGCACAGGAATAACTGAAACACTCAACTAA
- the leuD gene encoding 3-isopropylmalate dehydratase small subunit → MEAFTTLKGIVAPVDRVNVDTDAIIPKQFLKRIERTGFGQFLFYEWRFDEAGNINPEFEPNKPRYAGASVLISRANFGCGSSREHAPWAIMDYGFRCVIAPSFADIFYNNCFKNGILPIKLSEEQVEELFQRTAKHDNYQLNVDLNEKTITDDYGLSIEFDLDEHRRQFLLQGLDDIGLTLQHESEILAYEQKRAAKQGA, encoded by the coding sequence ATGGAAGCTTTCACAACTTTAAAAGGAATTGTAGCGCCTGTGGATCGGGTGAACGTGGATACGGATGCTATTATTCCTAAGCAATTTTTGAAACGAATCGAGCGCACAGGCTTTGGGCAGTTTTTGTTCTACGAGTGGCGGTTTGATGAAGCGGGCAATATTAATCCTGAATTTGAACCGAACAAGCCTCGTTATGCAGGGGCATCTGTTCTGATCTCTCGCGCCAACTTTGGTTGCGGCTCCTCCCGTGAGCATGCGCCGTGGGCAATCATGGACTATGGGTTTCGTTGTGTAATCGCACCGTCTTTTGCAGATATCTTCTATAATAACTGTTTTAAAAACGGTATTTTGCCGATCAAACTGTCTGAAGAGCAAGTAGAGGAATTGTTCCAGCGCACGGCGAAGCATGATAACTACCAACTAAACGTAGACCTGAATGAAAAAACGATCACTGACGATTACGGCCTGAGTATTGAATTTGATCTGGATGAACATCGCCGTCAATTCCTGCTGCAAGGCTTGGATGATATTGGCTTGACCCTCCAGCATGAGTCTGAAATTCTGGCTTATGAGCAAAAACGTGCTGCGAAACAAGGCGCATAA
- a CDS encoding N-acetylmuramoyl-L-alanine amidase family protein: MKKFGFLLLLFVFMWAVPGYGHAASSGTQIYLDDQQLSVPSGAKAQVIGGSTMVPLRVISENLGYDVTWKQQARTITIEKDSTSIRMIIGSKTATVNGSDISLDASPLLRSNYALVPLRFIGEQMGLDVKWDSSSKSVKLYTRSSGSGNGEFTPPKSGNNSTGTGSVTAPTNNASSGVTQVQGVSFSQNRLTITTASAVKPKAFTMTGPDRVVVDLPATAFADNFGDQQKLDSNLNGSLDIENEADVSGIRYALFQKEPSTVRVVIDLKHAMNYTAYNDGSNRVIVDLASKDSVNTTPDATLPDGSQPDDTQTSPVNSNGKKVVVIDAGHGAKDSGAVGISRKNYEKTFNLAMALKVESILKQNPKLEVVLTRSDDTFLELKQRVKVAENLKANVFVSIHANSSGSSASNGTETYYQRSASKAFANVMHKYFAPATGLTDRGIRYGNFHVIRETTMPAVLLEVGYLSNAKEEATLFDEDFQNRVAQGIADGITEYLDVK, encoded by the coding sequence ATGAAGAAATTTGGTTTTTTGTTGTTATTATTTGTCTTCATGTGGGCGGTTCCGGGTTATGGACATGCGGCTTCGAGTGGAACACAAATCTATCTCGACGATCAACAGTTAAGTGTCCCTAGTGGTGCTAAGGCACAAGTAATTGGCGGAAGTACGATGGTTCCGCTGCGCGTAATTTCTGAAAATTTGGGATATGACGTGACATGGAAGCAGCAGGCGCGAACCATAACGATTGAGAAGGACAGTACCTCGATCCGAATGATAATCGGAAGTAAGACGGCGACTGTCAATGGAAGCGACATTAGTCTGGATGCTTCGCCTCTGCTGCGTTCCAATTATGCCCTTGTACCGCTTCGTTTTATCGGCGAGCAAATGGGACTGGACGTAAAATGGGACAGCAGCTCCAAGTCCGTAAAATTATATACCCGCAGTAGTGGGTCTGGAAACGGGGAATTTACACCTCCCAAGTCCGGAAATAACAGTACAGGTACAGGAAGTGTAACTGCGCCAACCAATAATGCCAGTTCAGGTGTGACACAGGTGCAGGGAGTCAGTTTCAGCCAAAACCGCTTAACGATCACAACAGCGAGTGCCGTCAAGCCGAAAGCGTTTACGATGACAGGCCCCGATCGGGTAGTGGTGGATTTGCCAGCAACTGCGTTTGCAGACAATTTCGGAGATCAGCAGAAGCTGGATAGCAACTTAAATGGTTCGTTGGACATTGAGAATGAAGCGGATGTGTCCGGTATCCGATATGCTTTATTCCAAAAGGAACCATCAACGGTGCGCGTTGTTATTGATTTGAAACATGCCATGAATTATACCGCATATAATGATGGATCGAATCGTGTTATTGTCGATCTGGCTTCCAAGGATTCAGTGAATACAACGCCAGATGCAACGTTACCGGATGGGTCACAGCCTGATGACACACAGACATCCCCGGTTAACAGCAATGGTAAAAAGGTCGTTGTTATTGATGCTGGACATGGAGCAAAAGATTCCGGGGCAGTTGGTATTTCGAGAAAAAATTATGAAAAGACCTTCAACCTGGCGATGGCCCTGAAAGTAGAAAGCATATTAAAACAAAACCCCAAACTTGAGGTTGTGTTAACACGTAGCGATGATACATTTTTGGAGCTTAAACAGCGCGTAAAAGTGGCTGAAAATCTTAAAGCCAACGTGTTTGTGTCCATTCATGCTAACAGTAGCGGTAGCTCAGCTTCCAACGGCACAGAGACGTATTACCAGCGTAGTGCAAGCAAAGCGTTCGCCAACGTTATGCATAAGTACTTTGCTCCTGCGACGGGTCTGACAGACCGAGGCATTCGTTATGGGAATTTCCATGTAATTCGGGAAACGACGATGCCAGCTGTTTTGCTTGAAGTAGGATATCTGAGTAATGCAAAAGAGGAAGCAACACTGTTTGATGAAGATTTTCAAAACCGGGTAGCTCAAGGGATTGCAGATGGAATCACAGAGTATCTTGACGTAAAATAA
- the leuC gene encoding 3-isopropylmalate dehydratase large subunit, with amino-acid sequence MSKKTMFEKIWDNHVIYQEAGKPSILYIDLHLVHEVTSPQAFEGLRLSGRKVRRPELTFATMDHNVPTKDRYNITDPISKQQIDTLTQNCRDFGVTLYDLDTVDQGVVHVMGPELGLTHPGKTIVCGDSHTSTHGAFGALAFGIGTSEVEHVLATQCLQQAKAKTMEVRFVGRRKPGVTAKDMILGVIAKYGTDFATGYVIEYTGESIRELSMEERMTVCNMSIEGGARAGMIAPDETTFNYLRGREHVPQGAAFEQAVAEWKALVTDEGAEFDVVLEFDVDALIPQVTWGTSPGMGTDISSTVPTPAELPTENERKAAEKALEYMDLKPGTPITDIAIDYVFIGSCTNGRIEDLRAAAEVAKGYKVSDKVTAIVVPGSGRVKIQAEEEGLDVIFQEAGFEWREAGCSMCLAMNPDVLQPGQRCASTSNRNFEGRQGRGGRTHLVSPAMAAAAAIHGHFVDVRDWKFKQEEVVR; translated from the coding sequence ATGAGTAAAAAAACCATGTTCGAGAAAATTTGGGATAACCATGTCATCTATCAGGAAGCGGGCAAGCCGAGTATTTTGTACATTGATCTTCACCTCGTACATGAGGTAACTTCGCCGCAGGCGTTTGAAGGACTACGTCTTAGCGGGCGCAAGGTGCGTCGTCCAGAGCTCACGTTTGCCACAATGGATCATAATGTACCGACAAAAGATCGTTACAACATTACGGACCCGATTTCCAAGCAGCAGATTGATACATTAACTCAAAATTGCCGCGATTTCGGTGTCACACTATATGATCTGGATACGGTGGATCAAGGTGTCGTTCACGTTATGGGGCCTGAACTGGGTCTGACTCATCCGGGAAAAACGATTGTTTGTGGTGATAGCCATACCTCCACACACGGGGCGTTCGGAGCGCTCGCTTTTGGTATCGGAACCAGTGAGGTAGAGCACGTATTGGCAACGCAATGTCTCCAGCAAGCAAAAGCAAAAACGATGGAAGTTCGTTTCGTAGGGCGTCGCAAACCTGGTGTGACGGCAAAGGACATGATTTTGGGTGTCATCGCCAAATACGGTACAGATTTCGCTACAGGCTATGTTATTGAGTACACAGGTGAGTCCATCCGCGAGTTGAGCATGGAAGAGCGCATGACAGTGTGTAACATGTCCATTGAAGGCGGAGCCAGAGCAGGTATGATTGCACCGGACGAAACGACCTTCAACTACTTGCGTGGACGCGAGCATGTGCCGCAAGGAGCTGCTTTTGAGCAAGCAGTTGCTGAGTGGAAAGCACTTGTCACCGATGAAGGCGCCGAGTTTGATGTCGTACTGGAGTTTGACGTCGATGCTTTGATACCACAAGTAACCTGGGGCACCAGTCCGGGTATGGGAACAGATATTTCCTCAACCGTACCGACTCCGGCAGAATTGCCGACAGAAAACGAACGTAAAGCAGCTGAAAAAGCGCTTGAATATATGGATTTGAAGCCAGGTACACCGATCACGGATATTGCGATTGACTACGTGTTTATCGGCTCCTGTACCAACGGCCGGATTGAAGATTTGCGCGCTGCGGCCGAGGTAGCTAAAGGCTACAAGGTTTCTGACAAAGTCACGGCAATCGTCGTACCAGGTTCGGGTCGTGTGAAGATTCAGGCTGAAGAAGAAGGACTGGACGTCATTTTTCAAGAAGCAGGATTTGAATGGCGCGAAGCGGGTTGCAGCATGTGTCTTGCGATGAATCCAGATGTGCTTCAACCGGGACAGCGTTGTGCGTCAACTTCTAATCGCAACTTTGAAGGTCGTCAGGGACGCGGAGGACGTACTCACCTTGTATCTCCAGCAATGGCAGCCGCTGCGGCGATTCATGGACATTTTGTCGATGTACGGGATTGGAAATTCAAGCAGGAAGAAGTTGTCCGCTAG